From Anaerococcus urinomassiliensis:
TCCAGCTAAGGAATTAATTTATAAGTCTCATGTAGGTGAATACAACCAAAAAGAATATGATAATCTAAGCCAAGCTTATGCCAAGGCACAAAATGTTTATAATGATAATGACGCAACAGATGCCGAGATAAAGGAAGCTACCAGTAATCTTAAAAATGCAGCTGATACTTTTGTAAAAGAAAGCAACAGAAAAGCTCGTATCATTGACTTGGAAAACTCAATTGAAAAAAATAAAATGCAAATTAACGTTGCAGAAAATTTACTAAAGAACTATCCTAAAACAGTGAAAAATGTAGCTGAAAAGTTGAAAACAATGATAAAAGAATCAAAAGAACTTATCAAAGAATCTGAAATAGTTCTAAGTGAGCTTAAAAAATAATAAGTTTAACATGAAAAGTCCCCTTAAGGGGATTTTTTATTTACAGGCCTTTATAAATCTTACAAAAATTGTATACTTAATATAATAATGTAATTTAACAATTTAGTGAGGATGTATATGAAAAGAAAGCTTTTAACTTTATCCCTATCCCTGGCCATGACTTTTGGCTGGTGTTCAATGAATATAAATCCTGCCTACGCTATATCAAATGAAGAACTAGCAGAAAATCTCGATCCTTCACCATTAGAATATCAGGTAGCGGCAGCAGAATATCTACTAAAAAATTTCCCGCGTACTGTTTCCGGTAAAACTAGAGTTAAGATAAAAAGACTACTTGCTGAATCAGAGCAAATCTTAAAACAAGTATACGAATTTAAGAGTAAATACGGCCCAAAAGACAATACAAATATTAGGGTAAAGAATCAAATAAAGGCAAATCTTGACAAGAGAAATGAAAAATTTGTAGTAAATGTTAACTCTTACTCAAATAACAAGCAATTGACAGACTGGTTCTTGGAAACTGCCAAAGAAGACTGGTATTTTTACTATAGTATGTATGACAAGGCAAATGTGTCTACCAAGTACAATCCAAATAAATCCAAGGCTGGCAAGGTTTATGTCGACTCAGCAACCTATTCTGTAATCTACAGGGAAGGAAATGAGTCAGAAAGAATGGTCGAAGATTTTGCCAATCAATGGGTTAGCGAAAATATCAGTCCAAGCGACAGTGACTATCAAAAAGCACTCAAAATCCACGACTTTATTGTAAAAAGAAACTTTTACAATAGGGGCGATAGCAATGATATGAGCGGAGGATACTCCATCCACCACCCATCAAGTATCCTATTTGGCAATGGTGGAGTTTGCAACGCCTATGCAACTTTATTTGATAAGCTAGGAACTAAGGCAGGCCTTGACGTGCGCTATGCAACTGGTTTTTCAAAGAAGACAGGGGAAGCTCATATTTGGAATATGGTCAAGATAGATGGATATTGGTTTAACATAGATACAACATGGGATGACCCGACCATAACATTTTCTGATGGTTATGTTGAAAATATAGAAGATTTTGTAATTTACGATTATTTCCTAAAAAGCGATAGGGAAATTGAAGCTTCAAGAAGTATAGATGAAGATATCAATAGACCAAGGGGAAATTCAACTATAAATACTGGACTTAAGAAATCTGTTATCAGAGAGATTGACGGTAAGTATAGAGTTGTAAATGACTAAAAAATAAGGTTAGCCTACAAAATATGTAGCTAACCTTTTTCTATGATTATTTTTTGCCTACCATGTATACATATGGGGGCATATTTTTTTGGTTTTTGTAGGAGAGTTCAAGGACTACAAATTTTTTCTGGTCTAGATTTCCTAAATATATTTCTAGGCTTTGACTTTCTAAGAGACCCTCCTTGTGGCCTGGGTAGACTGTAATAAGGACATTGCCATTTTTTGCCAGTAAATTTAGGACCTTTTCTAAGCTCTCTAGGGTAGAAGCTTCTTTTGTGGTGATATTTTTATCTCCCCTTGGCAAGTAACCTAGGTTATATAGGGCCAAATCAATCTCTTCTCTTATGTATTTATCAATATTGGCATGACTATCTAGGATAAATTTAAAATCATCTCTATTTCCTATGAGGGCTTCTGTATTCTTCTTAGCTTCTTTTTGGATATCAAAGGCATAGAGGATTTTTGGATTAAGATTTTCCAAAATAAACTTACTATCATAACCATTGCCAGCTGTCATATCTACAGCAATATTGATATTTTTTTCTCTTTTTAAAATTTCTTTTACAAGTTCTGTAGTTTTTTCAATCATTAGTAATTACCAAAATTTTCATTGTTGCCATCAATTTGAGTAAAAAACTTTGAGTCTGCTTCATTTTTTACAATAGGCATACCCATCCTATGCATTTCATTGAGCTTAAAAATCATAAGATTGACGTTTACATCGTAAAGACTTGCCAGCTCATTGTAAGTATAACCTTGTTTTATGTCATCTATGAGGGAGTCTTCGTTTATCAAGAGATGGGCTGCAAAGATATTTGCTTCTATCTCCATATCGGTTTTTATATCAAAAAGTTGGTATTCTGCAAGGCCATCCTTGACTTCATCCCTGTGGTAGAAGTCGTGGCCTAGCTCGTGGGCCAAAACCATATTTAGGATTGGATCTCCCACATAGGGATTGTAGAAAACAAAACGGTTTCTCTTTATAATTTTATACATGCCCAAAAGTTTTGTCCTGGTAGAAAAGGGCAAGAGAAATACTCCACGATCTTCTAGGATTTCTTTGGGATCTCGACTTTTGTGTTTTTTTATTAAGTTTTTTGTATCCAAATAAATTTTATCATATGATACAGGCATCTATTTTCCCTTGTTTGGTGAATATTTTTTGTTTTCTGTCTTGGCTATATAGTAGGCTTCGCTGATGGCATCTAGTATTGCCTTTTTGTCCTTTTCTGGGACTTCGCCCCCGGCCATAAGGCCTATTACTCCTCTTACCATTTCTTCTGCATCTTTTGCTCCTACACTACCATAGCGTTCTCTGGCTGATAGGATGAAATCTTCCTCATCTGTAACCAAATAATCGTGGGTGGTATCCAAGGCTTCTGCTAGGGCATCGTAAGTCTTCCTATATCTTGGCTTACTTTGGCCAGATTCGTATCTTGATATAGTTTTGAG
This genomic window contains:
- a CDS encoding transglutaminase domain-containing protein; protein product: MKRKLLTLSLSLAMTFGWCSMNINPAYAISNEELAENLDPSPLEYQVAAAEYLLKNFPRTVSGKTRVKIKRLLAESEQILKQVYEFKSKYGPKDNTNIRVKNQIKANLDKRNEKFVVNVNSYSNNKQLTDWFLETAKEDWYFYYSMYDKANVSTKYNPNKSKAGKVYVDSATYSVIYREGNESERMVEDFANQWVSENISPSDSDYQKALKIHDFIVKRNFYNRGDSNDMSGGYSIHHPSSILFGNGGVCNAYATLFDKLGTKAGLDVRYATGFSKKTGEAHIWNMVKIDGYWFNIDTTWDDPTITFSDGYVENIEDFVIYDYFLKSDREIEASRSIDEDINRPRGNSTINTGLKKSVIREIDGKYRVVND
- a CDS encoding helix-turn-helix domain-containing protein gives rise to the protein MPFAKKLKELRESKNMTQEELANYCHVSLKTISRYESGQSKPRYRKTYDALAEALDTTHDYLVTDEEDFILSARERYGSVGAKDAEEMVRGVIGLMAGGEVPEKDKKAILDAISEAYYIAKTENKKYSPNKGK
- a CDS encoding ImmA/IrrE family metallo-endopeptidase, whose amino-acid sequence is MPVSYDKIYLDTKNLIKKHKSRDPKEILEDRGVFLLPFSTRTKLLGMYKIIKRNRFVFYNPYVGDPILNMVLAHELGHDFYHRDEVKDGLAEYQLFDIKTDMEIEANIFAAHLLINEDSLIDDIKQGYTYNELASLYDVNVNLMIFKLNEMHRMGMPIVKNEADSKFFTQIDGNNENFGNY
- a CDS encoding tRNA (mnm(5)s(2)U34)-methyltransferase; this encodes MIEKTTELVKEILKREKNINIAVDMTAGNGYDSKFILENLNPKILYAFDIQKEAKKNTEALIGNRDDFKFILDSHANIDKYIREEIDLALYNLGYLPRGDKNITTKEASTLESLEKVLNLLAKNGNVLITVYPGHKEGLLESQSLEIYLGNLDQKKFVVLELSYKNQKNMPPYVYMVGKK